Proteins encoded together in one Anopheles darlingi chromosome 3, idAnoDarlMG_H_01, whole genome shotgun sequence window:
- the LOC125954989 gene encoding conserved oligomeric Golgi complex subunit 5 isoform X2, whose translation MIFPAKHASEESHFWQLTLTVLSYKNVNIGRGWEIGFCAETKSEMTEELCDKIEKDEFYRNFLAEKPSPELQLTVAISDQIGKLSDGIEQLSTALQKQVREQYGALLSQAKHAGTLNASIESISSHIETLQFGAERLRRQITVPYEMLETQTKVLGRLHEASHVLRQCARFLQVHKELERTTDLAEQASIVNELEGLMEDVDLTKIEFLRSEIATVTKAKQRLLMVANRDLFEGILKNKHDQVDMCLRIVHNLKILPKCMNNVLETFSNYLRDAIKESFAGTDVAKLRKTGASSPAKERHESRQMKGPGKAPALTNSSNFRNKLWQALEWLFLDEMYGHCTQVAFLQKCLLDLPLGEDYTLAKEFDRQFWQNLEKLLMKSFKSAQSHVTQTLQQGLPKLLSLAKGLEAKVEGRFSFADQVFSSLEAGYLEKCANNFKVALADVDFPNQEVIDGLIRVASTELNAAIVDPRLIDLVTGVLCASNKDLWNKIERNAKLGSETQQVVDNPNVSQSQNITLANIIFYHHEAINRLVSNLGPKFAGIEASKRLKSSLIEGKTITLAILQPLIASIHSAVNVILLSMHREPGLNSTNISTAGPSLYMKELQDFLIRSWSTHILPFNDRSVIEEAGQTLAIRCIELFVQNMAIIRPISFAGRQRLKADCHHLEVALKPIVSDLSTLGKSFRLLRAIASLCTVTPQELVQQTTEAGGVLQPYIVLFLLFGYAGNDMASPHVTAGWSNEKLLQWLESHTSERDRLELITGALQKYRSVVRQKNITQYDPIFPIVTSYLEHVTKHIICGEIRIQ comes from the exons atgatttttccgGCAAAACACGCGTCCGAGGAAAGCCATTTTTGGCAGCTGACTTTGACAGTTCTCTCATacaaaaatgtaaacattGGACGTGGCTGGGAAATTGGTTTTTGTGCAGAAACAAAATCCGAAATGACCGAGGAATTGTGCGATAAAATCGAGAAAGATG AGTTCTACAGGAACTTCCTGGCCGAGAAACCCAGCCCCGAGCTGCAACTCACGGTGGCGATCAGCGATCAGATCGGGAAACTTTCGGACGGCATCGAACAACTGTCCACGGCGCTCCAGAAACAGGTGCGAGAACAGTATGGAGCCTTGTTGTCGCAGGCCAAACACGCCGGTACACTGAACGCTTCGATCGAGTCCATCTCGAGCCACATCGAAACGCTGCAGTTCGGGGCGGAACGACTTCGCCGGCAGATCACCGTTCCGTATGAGATGCTGGAGACTCAGACGAAGGTGCTTGGCCGGTTGCATGAGGCCTCACACGTACTGCGCCAGTGCGCTCGCTTCCTGCAGGTACACAAAGAGCTGGAGCGGACCACGGATCTGGCCGAACAGGCGAGCATCGTGAACGAACTCGAAGGCCTGATGGAGGATGTCGATCTGACGAAGATCGAATTCCTCCGCTCCGAGATCGCAACCGTTACAAAAGCTAAACAGCGCCTACTGATGGTCGCTAACCGCGATTTATTCGAGGGCATCCTGAAGAACAAGCACGACCAGGTCGATATGTGCCTGCGAATAGTCCATAATCTAAAGATACTTCCCAAATGCATGAACAACGTGCTGGAAACGTTCAGCAACTATCTGCGGGATGCGATCAAGGAATCGTTCGCCGGCACAGACGTGGCAAAGTTACGCAAAACGGGAGCATCTTCTCCGGCGAAAGAACGGCACGAATCGAGGCAGATGAAAGGACCGGGCAAAGCACCGGCCCTGACAAACTCCTCCAACTTCCGCAACAAACTCTGGCAAGCTCTCGAGTGGCTCTTTCTCGATGAAATGTATGGCCATTGCACGCAGGTGGCTTTTCTGCAGAAATGCCTTCTTGACCTTCCGCTCGGTGAAGACTACACACTGGCCAAGGAGTTCGATCGGCAGTTTTGGCAGAATCTCGAGAAGCTATTAATGAAATCGTTCAAATCGGCTCAATCGCATGTGACACAAACACTACAGCAAGGACTACCGAAGCTGCTTTCCCTTGCCAAAGGGTTGGAGGCGAAAGTTGAGGGACGATTCTCGTTCGCTGATCAAGTGTTCAGCTCCCTCGAGGCAGGCTATCTGGAAAAGTGTGCCAACAACTTCAAAGTGGCACTGGCCGACGTGGATTTTCCCAATCAGGAGGTGATCGATGGGTTGATTCGGGTCGCTTCCACCGAGCTGAACGCTGCAATTGTGGATCCTCGTCTGATCGATCTGGTCACCGGTGTGCTCTGTGCTTCGAATAAGGATCTTTGGAATAAAATTGAACGAAATGCGAAACTGGGCTCTGAAACGCAGCAAGTAGTAG ACAACCCAAATGTGTCGCAATCACAAAACATCACGCTGGCCAACATCATATTCTATCACCACGAGGCGATTAATCGTCTGGTGTCCAACCTGGGTCCCAAATTTGCGGGAATCGAAGCATCGAAACGTCTAAAGTCTAGCTTGATTGAAGGGAAAACGATTACGCTGGCCATTCTTCAACCATTGATAG CTTCTATTCATTCCGCGGTCAACGTGATTCTACTCTCGATGCACCGTGAACCGGGTCTCAATTCAACAAACATTTCCACCGCTGGTCCATCACTGTACATGAAGGAGTTGCAAGATTTTCTGATTCGTTCCTGGAGCACGCACATTCTGCCGTTCAATGATCGATCAGTGATCGAGGAAGCCGGCCAAACGCTTGCCATCCGGTGCATTGAACTGTTTGTACAAAACATGGCCATCATTCGTCCGATTTCGTTTGCTGGCAGACAGCGGCTGAAAGCCGATTGCCACCACCTGGAGGTCGCGCTGAAACCGATCGTTTCCGATCTGTCTACGTTGGGTAAAAGCTTCCGGTTGCTCCGAGCGATCGCTTCACTATGCACCGTTACACCACAGGAGCTGGTGCAGCAGACCACTGAAGCGGGTGGTGTCTTGCAACCGTACATTGTGCTGTTCCTGTTATTCGGCTACGCCGGTAACGATATGGCCAGTCCCCATGTAACGGCCGGTTGGAGCAATGAGAAACTGCTGCAGTGGCTTGAAAGCCACACCTCGGAACGCGATCGGCTGGAGTTGATCACTGGGGCTCTGCAGAAGTATCGAAGCGTTGTTCGACAGAAGAACATTACCCAGTACGATCCAATATTCCCGATTGTGACGAGTTATTTGGAGCATGTTACTAAGCA CATCATTTGCGGAGAAATCCGCATCCAATAA
- the LOC125954989 gene encoding conserved oligomeric Golgi complex subunit 5 isoform X1, giving the protein MTEELCDKIEKDEFYRNFLAEKPSPELQLTVAISDQIGKLSDGIEQLSTALQKQVREQYGALLSQAKHAGTLNASIESISSHIETLQFGAERLRRQITVPYEMLETQTKVLGRLHEASHVLRQCARFLQVHKELERTTDLAEQASIVNELEGLMEDVDLTKIEFLRSEIATVTKAKQRLLMVANRDLFEGILKNKHDQVDMCLRIVHNLKILPKCMNNVLETFSNYLRDAIKESFAGTDVAKLRKTGASSPAKERHESRQMKGPGKAPALTNSSNFRNKLWQALEWLFLDEMYGHCTQVAFLQKCLLDLPLGEDYTLAKEFDRQFWQNLEKLLMKSFKSAQSHVTQTLQQGLPKLLSLAKGLEAKVEGRFSFADQVFSSLEAGYLEKCANNFKVALADVDFPNQEVIDGLIRVASTELNAAIVDPRLIDLVTGVLCASNKDLWNKIERNAKLGSETQQVVDNPNVSQSQNITLANIIFYHHEAINRLVSNLGPKFAGIEASKRLKSSLIEGKTITLAILQPLIASIHSAVNVILLSMHREPGLNSTNISTAGPSLYMKELQDFLIRSWSTHILPFNDRSVIEEAGQTLAIRCIELFVQNMAIIRPISFAGRQRLKADCHHLEVALKPIVSDLSTLGKSFRLLRAIASLCTVTPQELVQQTTEAGGVLQPYIVLFLLFGYAGNDMASPHVTAGWSNEKLLQWLESHTSERDRLELITGALQKYRSVVRQKNITQYDPIFPIVTSYLEHVTKQ; this is encoded by the exons ATGACCGAGGAATTGTGCGATAAAATCGAGAAAGATG AGTTCTACAGGAACTTCCTGGCCGAGAAACCCAGCCCCGAGCTGCAACTCACGGTGGCGATCAGCGATCAGATCGGGAAACTTTCGGACGGCATCGAACAACTGTCCACGGCGCTCCAGAAACAGGTGCGAGAACAGTATGGAGCCTTGTTGTCGCAGGCCAAACACGCCGGTACACTGAACGCTTCGATCGAGTCCATCTCGAGCCACATCGAAACGCTGCAGTTCGGGGCGGAACGACTTCGCCGGCAGATCACCGTTCCGTATGAGATGCTGGAGACTCAGACGAAGGTGCTTGGCCGGTTGCATGAGGCCTCACACGTACTGCGCCAGTGCGCTCGCTTCCTGCAGGTACACAAAGAGCTGGAGCGGACCACGGATCTGGCCGAACAGGCGAGCATCGTGAACGAACTCGAAGGCCTGATGGAGGATGTCGATCTGACGAAGATCGAATTCCTCCGCTCCGAGATCGCAACCGTTACAAAAGCTAAACAGCGCCTACTGATGGTCGCTAACCGCGATTTATTCGAGGGCATCCTGAAGAACAAGCACGACCAGGTCGATATGTGCCTGCGAATAGTCCATAATCTAAAGATACTTCCCAAATGCATGAACAACGTGCTGGAAACGTTCAGCAACTATCTGCGGGATGCGATCAAGGAATCGTTCGCCGGCACAGACGTGGCAAAGTTACGCAAAACGGGAGCATCTTCTCCGGCGAAAGAACGGCACGAATCGAGGCAGATGAAAGGACCGGGCAAAGCACCGGCCCTGACAAACTCCTCCAACTTCCGCAACAAACTCTGGCAAGCTCTCGAGTGGCTCTTTCTCGATGAAATGTATGGCCATTGCACGCAGGTGGCTTTTCTGCAGAAATGCCTTCTTGACCTTCCGCTCGGTGAAGACTACACACTGGCCAAGGAGTTCGATCGGCAGTTTTGGCAGAATCTCGAGAAGCTATTAATGAAATCGTTCAAATCGGCTCAATCGCATGTGACACAAACACTACAGCAAGGACTACCGAAGCTGCTTTCCCTTGCCAAAGGGTTGGAGGCGAAAGTTGAGGGACGATTCTCGTTCGCTGATCAAGTGTTCAGCTCCCTCGAGGCAGGCTATCTGGAAAAGTGTGCCAACAACTTCAAAGTGGCACTGGCCGACGTGGATTTTCCCAATCAGGAGGTGATCGATGGGTTGATTCGGGTCGCTTCCACCGAGCTGAACGCTGCAATTGTGGATCCTCGTCTGATCGATCTGGTCACCGGTGTGCTCTGTGCTTCGAATAAGGATCTTTGGAATAAAATTGAACGAAATGCGAAACTGGGCTCTGAAACGCAGCAAGTAGTAG ACAACCCAAATGTGTCGCAATCACAAAACATCACGCTGGCCAACATCATATTCTATCACCACGAGGCGATTAATCGTCTGGTGTCCAACCTGGGTCCCAAATTTGCGGGAATCGAAGCATCGAAACGTCTAAAGTCTAGCTTGATTGAAGGGAAAACGATTACGCTGGCCATTCTTCAACCATTGATAG CTTCTATTCATTCCGCGGTCAACGTGATTCTACTCTCGATGCACCGTGAACCGGGTCTCAATTCAACAAACATTTCCACCGCTGGTCCATCACTGTACATGAAGGAGTTGCAAGATTTTCTGATTCGTTCCTGGAGCACGCACATTCTGCCGTTCAATGATCGATCAGTGATCGAGGAAGCCGGCCAAACGCTTGCCATCCGGTGCATTGAACTGTTTGTACAAAACATGGCCATCATTCGTCCGATTTCGTTTGCTGGCAGACAGCGGCTGAAAGCCGATTGCCACCACCTGGAGGTCGCGCTGAAACCGATCGTTTCCGATCTGTCTACGTTGGGTAAAAGCTTCCGGTTGCTCCGAGCGATCGCTTCACTATGCACCGTTACACCACAGGAGCTGGTGCAGCAGACCACTGAAGCGGGTGGTGTCTTGCAACCGTACATTGTGCTGTTCCTGTTATTCGGCTACGCCGGTAACGATATGGCCAGTCCCCATGTAACGGCCGGTTGGAGCAATGAGAAACTGCTGCAGTGGCTTGAAAGCCACACCTCGGAACGCGATCGGCTGGAGTTGATCACTGGGGCTCTGCAGAAGTATCGAAGCGTTGTTCGACAGAAGAACATTACCCAGTACGATCCAATATTCCCGATTGTGACGAGTTATTTGGAGCATGTTACTAAGCAGTAA
- the LOC125955110 gene encoding 39S ribosomal protein L42, mitochondrial, whose product MAFLGRVFCRKNHFLTLKKYENVPVARGNPQNLVQQIGVAEGGQVFVAWHPKPDFPYEFSKPLEVVVPEPTANLVRDDIIQTSRAALKSKHPEFVREELSKLTFTCKHRWFPRARDKRAKKTPMDRPYL is encoded by the coding sequence ATGGCTTTCCTCGGACGCGTGTTTTGCcggaaaaatcattttctcaCGTTGAAAAAGTACGAAAATGTGCCTGTGGCCCGTGGAAATCCGCAGAACTTGGTGCAGCAAATAGGCGTCGCCGAAGGTGGTCAAGTGTTTGTGGCCTGGCACCCCAAACCGGACTTCCCGTACGAGTTCAGCAAACCGCTGGAGGTGGTCGTTCCGGAACCGACGGCGAACCTGGTTCGGGATGACATAATCCAGACCAGCCGGGCGGCCCTGAAATCGAAGCATCCGGAATTCGTGCGCGAGGAACTGAGCAAACTTACGTTCACGTGCAAGCACCGCTGGTTTCCCCGGGCACGCGACAAGCGCGCGAAGAAAACACCGATGGATCGGCCGTATCTTTAA
- the LOC125955033 gene encoding cyclin-dependent kinase 10 translates to MGSDYTDYRDPSRQVQRKGELLNFRTMKFCEIPSKDVFGRCRYVSSFQKCNRVGEGTYGIVFRARDTVSDEIVALKKVRIDQDIFKDGFPISGIREIHILKKCKHENVVQLKEVVVGNSLESIFLVMEFCEQDLASLLDNMDSPFTESQVKCILIQLLKGLKYLHSNYIIHRDLKVSNLLLTDKGCLKIADFGLARYLGEPDKPMTPGLVTLWYRPPELLFGAKIQTTAVDMWATGCIMGELLTHKPLLPGTSEISQIELIINLLGTPSESIWPDFPKLPMAQHFTLKVQPYNNLKIKFPLLSAAGLRLLNFLFMYNPSNRAAAEECLLSTYFKEAPLPCDPKLMPTFPHHRDIKSSSGKNAEPAKRSSTTTSAANNSKPFEPGHLPTISDLLGSLIKKRRVD, encoded by the exons ATGGGTTCAG ATTACACCGATTATCGCGATCCAAGCCGGCAAGTGCAACGGAAAGGAGAACTTCTGAATTTTCGGACGATGAAATTTTGTGAGATTCCCTCCAAAGATGTT TTTGGCAGATGCCGATACGTTTCTTCGTTCCAAAAATGCAACCGAGTTGGCGAGGGTACATACGGAATCGTGT TTCGCGCTCGTGATACCGTATCGGATGAGATAGTCGCACTGAAAAAGGTGCGCATCGATCAGGATATCTTCAAGGACGGATTTCCCATCAGCGGGATTCGGGAAATTCATATTCTCAAAAAGTGCAAACACGAAAACGTGGTCCAGCTAAAGGAGGTCGTGGTTGGCAACAGCCTGGAGAGCATCTTCCTCGTGATGGAGTTTTGTGAACAGGATCTCGCCTCCCTTCTGGACAACATGGACTCACCATTCACCGAATCGCAAGTCAAGTGCATCCTGATACAACTCCTGAAAGGGTTAAAGTATCTGCACTCGAACTACATCATTCATCGCGATCTGAAAGTATCTAACCTGCTGCTAACCGATAAGGGTTGCTTGAAGATTGCCGATTTCGGGTTGGCACGGTATTTGGGCGAGCCAGATAAACCGATGACTCCCGGATTGGTGACCCTCTGGTACCGTCCGCCGGAGCTGTTGTTCGGCGCTAAAATACAGACTACGGCCGTCGACATGTGGGCTACGGGCTGCATCATGGGAGAGCTGCTTACGCACAAACCGCTCCTACCCGGAACGAGTGAAATCTCGCAGATAGAGCTCATCATTAATCTGCTCGGCACACCGTCGGAATCCATTTGGCCTGATTTTCCCAAACTCCCGATGGCGCAACACTTTACGCTCAAAGTGCAACCGTACAATAACTTGAAAATCAAGTTTCCGCTTCTTTCGGCGGCCGGATTGCGGCTACTAAACTTCCTGTTCATGTACAACCCGAGCAATCGTGCGGCGGCCGAAGAATGTCTACTGAGCACCTACTTCAAGGAAGCGCCACTGC CATGCGATCCCAAGTTGATGCCAACGTTTCCCCATCATCGCGATATAAAAAGTTCCTCCGGAAAGAACGCGGAACCGGCAAAGCGCTCGAGCACAACGACCAGCGCAGCTAACAACAGCAAACCATTCGAACCGGGACACCTTCCGACAATTTCGGATTTACTAGGATCTCTGATCAAAAAGCGACGTGTAGACTAA
- the LOC125955083 gene encoding dynein regulatory complex subunit 4 yields MSSMSREQLEQFALKLRNEMEREREERNFFQLERDKLRTYWEITRKQLEEAKAVIRGKERDVEVAQELADQDTKNVMQEMKHLQYEHQSHIGELRAEMMTQLKMAQEDHTLQERELLNDKRDLKRLLREKEENAELEIQQLKLKHSELLSVERAKFQEEIEAMTKLFEQRLASYKEEAEVRHEMELSEVEERKNGQIAELINTNEQAYREMKSYYNAITQNNLALINSMKEEMEEMRLQSDKDLKSFTEVMAENKRLTEPLKSAQAELLELRKKLQYYDRDKATLNRVKTRLNSTQKQLSSLKLEQDVLQMRCEKLVEERDQLKRLFEKSMLELQQKSGLKNSLLERKLEYIEKQTEQREAILGEVLSLAGIEPQSLSVRIEKLLVQKNDKIQALRYDLARVSKMYDDLLSLIEGKLVKYGITLKDLELTNLRQEK; encoded by the coding sequence ATGTCCAGCATGTCGCgggagcagctggagcagtTCGCGCTCAAGCTGCGCAACGAGATGGAGCGCGAACGGGAGGAGCGCAACTTCTTCCAGCTCGAGCGGGACAAGCTGCGCACTTACTGGGAGATTACGCGCAAACAGCTGGAAGAGGCGAAGGCCGTCATCCGGGGGAAGGAGCGCGATGTGGAGGTGGCCCAGGAGCTGGCGGATCAGGATACGAAGAACGTGATGCAGGAGATGAAGCATCTCCAGTACGAACATCAGTCACACATTGGCGAACTGCGAGCGGAAATGATGACGCAGCTGAAGATGGCCCAGGAGGACCATACGCTGCAGGAGCGCGAGCTGCTGAACGACAAGCGCGATCTGAAGCGCCTGCTccgggagaaggaggaaaacgcCGAGCTGGAGATacagcagctgaagctgaagcacaGCGAGCTGTTGAGTGTGGAGCGGGCCAAATTTCAGGAGGAAATCGAAGCGATGACGAAGCTGTTCGAGCAGCGGCTCGCTAGCTACAAGGAGGAAGCCGAGGTACGGCACGAGATGGAACTGTCGGAGGTAGAGGAGCGCAAGAACGGCCAGATCGCGGAGCTGATCAACACGAACGAGCAGGCGTACCGGGAGATGAAGAGCTACTACAATGCAATCACGCAGAACAATCTCGCCCTCATCAACAGCATGAAGGAGGAGATGGAAGAGATGCGGCTCCAGTCGGACAAGGATCTGAAGAGCTTCACGGAGGTGATGGCCGAGAACAAGCGGCTAACCGAACCGCTCAAGAGCGCTCAGgccgagctgctcgagctgcgcAAAAAACTGCAGTACTACGATCGCGACAAGGCGACACTGAACCGCGTGAAGACGCGGCTCAACAGCACCCAGAAGCAGCTGTCCAGCCTGAAGCTCGAGCAGGACGTGCTGCAGATGCGCTGCGAGAAGCTGGTCGAGGAGCGCGACCAGCTGAAGCGTCTGTTCGAGAAGTCGATGCTGGAGTTGCAGCAAAAGTCGGGCCTGAAGAATTCGCTGCTCGAACGGAAGCTCGAGTACATCGAGAAGCAAACGGAACAGCGGGAAGCCATCCTTGGGGAGGTGCTGTCACTGGCCGGTATCGAACCCCAGTCGCTGAGTGTCCGCATCGAGAAGCTGTTGGTGCAAAAGAACGACAAGATACAGGCGCTTCGGTACGATCTGGCGCGTGTTAGCAAAATGTACGATGATCTGCTCTCGTTGATTGAGGGCAAGTTGGTCAAGTACGGTATCACACTCAAGGATCTCGAGCTTACCAATTTGCGGCAGGAGAAGTGA